From the Anopheles coustani chromosome X, idAnoCousDA_361_x.2, whole genome shotgun sequence genome, one window contains:
- the LOC131269609 gene encoding syndetin: MEKMEEIKYKVLELINKKEVKIPKMGFTDYYTNQQREQMSLRNASAIGSSGSSKQYPINTTAAPTSCYDWAKEIARGDIASGDAIDEPGFCVGDSDALGLSKLSDQEVLESTEVIYFDGNSNTGLHELRKIAEQDKELSCKSIEASIGILKRQHRVISKKVLQLILEQRVACDDEFQRIRDTERMLRETVCMCRTARLKLDTAKLLLTTTNLEILAAYKKRQTLVNLLRIMNALKSMRSIDQRLQRRLTDADYGGAIAILLENKNLSRRFYQYRCVESLSHKLQDTLLLTEVQLDCVLSEIPSEFEPTRYRKLQEAYHLLGKELIAMDQLHMNFISSVHTAAYTVLKQHMDVNVEESKKLTYEQMCDCVPADKYVHCLTALCRAFWKILVSYHQIRCWHQNHSLYEKAPAAMCSGESLQTQTPVQQASSFHQEYIQQKLESGQFRLWNDVQGKVCVFISSSRLHSLKYDQFVQILAIVQRLKKVGFEFCDSHSEKLLGAMQKQSMVFFKRYHIACLEEVGLFFDHEVWVPISSFHDVTQLQEYKNFRHALARTAANRAGASMTGVRGSLSGASKSGDNVAARGAPGVDLIPDSTSSMHSQDESSLYGSCVYFLRFTEKSSPFDGGFDSTMLEEDILAGIADESSYYYSEDSSDNNEQSPSSPAPVAASFEGVSVEESPSSQSHSKTTATSSTNAGASTASNVPVVVVNTSLTVLRCIGRYLYFCKLLHRITPHIVRSMAELIDYYIFSVHDLFSADLSIPRDNLYSARLRAALQRIKVELLPLLRRSWPLSDEMVRADLSDPDTMYGIHKRIVATESCLTLVAQFRQMENYLGGLLATPTGDVGQQPGDTSSEDGGWTQASLREYLVQTTEYVPDIRKPIVMCSTARVVDLQGILQMMTKVKWDINFVNVQHSAYVDTINRGVQYFAMKLEDEISSVTLPRDVLWDSFVHVLTHLLVEGFSNAKKCSAGGRALMQLDFIHFWSLLEIVSGGRHHEHRSYVEQYVKAYYLPKDLLQEWLLEPHGYSTKHLVGLVQCACSSDKKTRQRLLALVESTHDNSSISLATSGQAGEGS, encoded by the exons ATGGAGAAAATGGAGGAAATAAAGTATAAAGTGCTAGAGCTTATAAACAAG AAAGAGGTCAAGATACCGAAGATGGGATTTACGGATTACTATACGAATCAACAAAGAGAACAGATGTCACTTCGCAACGCATCCGCTATCGGCTCATCGGGCAGTAGTAAACAGTATCCAATCAATACAACCGCTGCCCCCACTTCATGCTACGATTGGGCGAAGGAAATCGCCCGTGGTGATATTGCCAGCGGTGATGCAATCGACGAACCGGGATTCTGTGTAGGGGATTCTGATGCCCTCGGATTGAGTAAGTTGTCAGATCAAGAGGTGCTCGAGTCAACGGAAGTGATTTATTTCGATGGCAATAGCAACACCGGACTACACGAGCTTAGGAAAATAGCCGAGCAAGATAAAGAGCTCAGCTGCAAATCGATAGAAGCGTCCATCGGTATTCTGAAGCGTCAGCACCGTGTAATCTCGAAGAAGGTGTTGCAGTTGATCCTTGAGCAGCGTGTCGCGTGTGATGATGAATTTCAACGGATCCGCGATACGGAGCGAATGCTGCGCGAAACGGTGTGCATGTGCCGGACTGCGCGGCTTAAGTTGGATACAGCAAAGCTGCTACTGACGACGACGAATCTGGAGATATTGGCCGCCTACAAAAAACGCCAAACGTTGGTGAATCTCCTCCGCATTATGAACGCTCTGAAAAGCATGCGATCGATCGACCAGCGGCTGCAACGGCGGCTCACAGATGCTGACTATGGGGGTGCAATCGctattttgctggaaaataaaaatctatcCCGTCGATTTTACCAGTATCGGTGCGTCGAGTCGCTGTCGCACAAGCTGCAGGACACACTGTTGCTCACCGAAGTGCAGCTTGACTGCGTGCTGAGTGAAATACCGTCCGAATTCGAACCGACACGTTATCGTAAGCTGCAGGAAGCGTACCATCTACTTGGGAAGGAACTGATTGCAATGGATCAGCTGCATATGAACTTCATATCCTCGGTACATACGGCCGCCTACACCGTGCTGAAGCAGCACATGGACGTAAACGTGGAGGAGAGCAAGAAACTAACGTACGAGCAGATGTGTGACTGCGTACCGGCTGATAAATACGTACACTGCCTCACGGCACTGTGTAGGGCATTCTGGAAGATACTTGTGTCCTACCACCAGATACGTTGCTGGCATCAAAATCACAGCTTGTACGAAAAGGCTCCGGCCGCGATGTGTAGTGGAGAGTCATTGCAAACGCAGACTCCAGTGCAGCAGGCGTCCTCGTTCCATCAGGAGTACATCCAACAGAAGCTGGAGAGCGGTCAGTTTCGGCTGTGGAACGACGTGCAAGgcaaagtgtgtgtgtttatcagCTCCAGCCGGCTCCACTCGTTGAAGTACGATCAGTTTGTACAGATTCTTGCTATCGTTCAGCGTCTAAAAAAGGTTGGTTTTGAGTTTTGCGACAGCCACTCGGAAAAGTTGCTTGGTGCCATGCAAAAGCAGAGCATGGTATTTTTCAAGCGCTATCATATTGCCTGCCTGGAAgaggttggtttatttttcgacCACGAAGTTTGGGTCCCGATTAGCAGCTTCCACGACGTGACCCAGCTGCAGGAATACAAGAACTTCCGGCATGCACTCGCGCGCACCGCCGCTAATCGTGCGGGCGCTTCTATGACGGGCGTTCGCGGAAGCCTTTCCGGGGCGTCCAAGAGTGGAGATAATGTAGCAGCGCGGGGAGCGCCCGGAGTTGATCTGATACCAGATAGCACTTCCTCGATGCACTCGCAGGACGAGAGCTCGCTGTACGGATCCTGCGTCTACTTTCTTCGATTCACCGAAAAAAGTTCCCCATTCGATGGTGGTTTCGATAGTACGATGCTAGAGGAGGATATTTTGGCGGGCATAGCAGACGAGTCGTCCTACTACTACTCGGAGGATAGTAGCGACAATAATGAGCAGTCGCCATCTTCACCCGCCCCGGTCGCCGCTTCTTTCGAGGGCGTTTCGGTCGAGGAATCACCTTCATCACAAAGCCATTCCAAAACCACAGCTACTTCCAGCACGAATGCGGGCGCTTCTACGGCATCCAATGTGCCGGTGGTAGTTGTTAACACATCGCTCACGGTGCTGCGTTGTATCGGACGGTACCTTTACTTCTGCAAGTTGCTTCACCGCATCACACCGCACATCGTACGATCGATGGCCGAGCTGATCGATTACTACATATTTTCGGTACACGATCTTTTCTCGGCGGACTTGAGCATACCACGTGATAATCTGTACAGTGCGCGATTGCGCGCCGCCCTGCAGCGTATAAAGGTAGAGCTACTGCCCTTGCTGCGCCGTAGCTGGCCACTGTCGGATGAGATGGTTCGAGCGGATTTGAGCGATCCGGATACGATGTACGGAATCCATAAGCGTATCGTGGCTACCGAGAGCTGTCTCACATTGGTAGCTCAGTTTCGTCAAATGGAGAACTATCTCGGGGGACTGTTGGCAACGCCAACTGGAGATGTTGGTCAACAACCGGGCGATACGTCATCGGAGGATGGTGGTTGGACGCAGGCATCGCTTCGAGAGTATCTCGTACAGACGACCGAATACGTTCCCGACATACGCAAGCCCATTGTTATGTGCTCTACGGCGCGAGTCGTCGATCTGCAGGGCATACTGCAGATGATGACGAAGGTGAAATGGGACATTAATTTTGTGAATGTTCAACACTCTGCATATGTCGACACCATAAATCGG ggTGTACAGTATTTTGCCATGAAGCTGGAAGATGAAATATCCTCGGTAACTTTGCCTCGAGATGTGCTCTGGGATAGTTTTGTCCATGTTCTGACGCATCTTCTTGTTGAAGG GTTCTCTAATGCCAAAAAGTGTTCTGCTGGTGGGCGAGCACTCATGCAGTTGGACTTTATTCACTTCTGGTCGCTACTGGAGATAGTATCTGGCGGCAGGCATCATGAACATCGTTCTTATGTTGAGCAGTATGTCAAAGCGTACTATCTACCAAAGGATTTACTGCAGGAGTGGCTTCTGGAACCACATGGTTATTCTACTAAGCATTTGGTTGGCCTCGTACAGTGCGCTTGCAGTAGTGACAAAAAAACGCGACAACGTTTGCTAGCACTGGTAGAATCGACCCATGATAATAGTTCTATTTCATTAGCAACGTCCGGGCAGGCTGGAGAAGGATCGTAG
- the LOC131269051 gene encoding connectin-like — MWSISMLVVLVMYAFAANAADFEDGTSICDKCTCMVEKNSATTLSYDFLDCSRSNLFHMLNNWPERFETNNPQREIVFSLSGNDIIQLQQLPPTSAILVFSCRHCKLDSLASGVFLDTPNVLRADLSWNKLDGDALSSDIFRGPYNAEENHAILSLDVLDLGNNMITHLNDDTFKYVTSLSHLSLANNALGQLSDSTAVALKQLIRIKYLDLSYASLTEIDSEIFVDMHDLQELFLQGNRLTVIPDAVLHTTSLIVLNIGENPISTLSIDKPLDTLLHLNISSMTMLNSINVDTFQNVKMLRSLTSRNNTGLEVFDLTVLKHVANLQELDLSQSNLKHLIPPKDTYDSSTNRNELDNYTNYLEVLLLDQNPWHCDCDLQYVLERIGLKLDSEEESRCETPNMLISLHLSDLLYIDVCDVVIHETTKSSVYEKPAFLRPRAIFLTLLSVGIVVGVGIVIGLIIVCLKRRLKDNGVGFASPVRYTSVRESTTSAVYQL; from the exons ATGTGGAGTATATCCATG TTAGTGGTGCTTGTGATGTATGCGTTTGCTGCAAATGCTGCTGATTTTGAAGATGGTACATCAATTTGTGACAAGTGCACTTGCATGGTAGAAAAAAATTCCGCAACAACATTGAGCTATGATTTTCTGGATTGCTCTCGAAGCAACCTGTTTCATATGTTGAACAACTGGCCTGAACGTTTTGAAACGAACAACCCACAGCGAGAGATAGTATTTTCTTTATCCGGTAACGACATTATTCAGCTACAGCAACTACCTCCTACTAGTGCAATCTTGGTATTCAGCTGCCGTCATTGCAAATTAGATAGTCTTGCGAGTGGCGTGTTTTTAGATACCCCCAACGTTTTGCGAGCAGACCTAAGTTGGAATAAGTTAGATGGCGATGCACTCAGTTCTGATATTTTCCGTGGGCCATATAATGCAGAAGAAAACCATGCAATATTATCATTAGATGTATTGGACCTGGGAAATAATATGATAACGCATCTAAACGATGATACATTCAAATATGTCACCAGCTTAAGCCATCTATCTTTGGCTAACAACGCCCTTGGGCAACTATCGGATTCTACTGCCGTTGCTTTAAAGCAGCTGATTCGCATCAAATATTTAGATTTGTCATATGCTTCTCTCACGGAGATTGACTCTGAAATATTCGTCGACATGCATGATCTACAAGAACTGTTCCTTCAAGGAAATAGATTAACAGTTATCCCAGATGCAGTGCTTCATACGACATCGCTGATAGTTCTAAACATTGGGGAGAATCCCATTTCTACGCTGAGCATAGATAAAC CACTAGATACCCTACTTCATTTAAACATAAGCAGTATGACCATGTTAAACAGCATCAACGTGGATACATTTCAAAATGTTAAAATGCTACGAAGTTTGACGAGTCGAAATAACACTGGGTTAGAAGTCTTTGATTTGACTGTATTGAAGCATGTAGCAAATTTACAAGAG cTGGACTTATCTCAATCAAACCTAAAACATCTTATTCCACCAAAAGATACATACGATTCCTCAACTAATCGGAATGAATTAGATAACTATACCAATTACCTAGAAGTATTACTTCTAGACCAGAATCCATGGCATTGTGATTGCGATTTGCAGTATGTGCTCGAACGGATTGGATTGAAATTAGATTCTGAAGAGGAGTCCCGTTGTGAGACACCTAATATGTTAATATCGTTGCATCTATCCGACTTATTGTACATCGACGTATGCGATGTTGTCATACATGAAACTACAAAAAGTTCTGTGTACGAAAAACCGGCATTCCTCCGTCCCAGAGCTATTTTCTTGACATTATTATCAGTAGGAATTGTAGTAGGTGTAGGAATTGTTATTGGGCTAATTATTGTTTGTCTTAAGCGACGACTTAAAGATAATGGAGTTGGGTTTGCCTCGCCGGTCCGGTACACATCAGTTCGCGAAAGTACCACTTCAGCCGTTTATCAACTTTAA
- the LOC131269611 gene encoding inhibin beta chain, which produces MMYYLYYLSFENNTRLNHLCNVNEFPYLLFSLNEFLEIGETIPGHQFFTFPSLNSIPSSMDGTMRVYNATLWIRLELKLKAKKANKGAAITGNDNHWIHGANKALVLWVFRIINGSKPAETMSKEEEFSKHTEMIAKHTIPLESGLGWQQIDLTSAVRQWHGEKRNDSLKLFVDCSGCGNKIRVHIFEHASNHHHLHHFSRVGLYDSKRQKPLVMMNGAPRSMVKTKYAKSQEGKAVYREVTDDDYNRPHLFVSIATTQVRRLRRRALDCSGAPNEQCCKQKFYVDFKALKWDDWIIRPHGYYANYCKGSCHLADKFSTEYHYVIDQYRRQGNSGHRGLSKMHHKSGSGANGGGGSGLAGIHQCCAPVKYSPMSLIFYGPDGRIIKQDLAKMIVEECGCP; this is translated from the exons ATGATGTACTATCTGTATTATTTATCCTTTGAAAATAATACACGTTTAAATCATCTATGCAACGTAAATGAATTCCCTTACTTGCTGTTTTCACTGAATGAGTTTCTTGAAATAGGTGAGACCATTCCTGGACATCAGTTCTTTACATTTCCTTCGTTGAATTCGATTCCATCATCGATGGATGGGACGATGCGCGTGTACAATGCAACGCTATGGATTCGACTGGAGTTAAAACTGAAAGCAAAGAAAGCTAATAAAGGAGCTGCAATAACGGGCAATGATAACCACTGGATTCATGGTGCAAACAAGGCTCTCGTGTTGTGGGTATTTCGCATTATCAACGGCTCTAAGCCTGCGGAAACGATGAGCAAAGAAGAG GAATTCTCGAAGCACACGGAGATGATTGCGAAACATACCATTCCCTTAGAATCGGGACTCGGATGGCAGCAGATCGATCTGACGAGTGCCGTCCGACAATGGCACGGCGAAAAGCGTAACGATAGTCTTAAGTTGTTTGTAGACTGTTCCGGCTGTGGGAACAAAATACGGGTTCATATTTTTGAGCATGCAtccaatcatcatcatctgcatcACTTTTCTCGTGTCGGATTGTACGACAGCAAAAGACAGAAACCATTGGTCATGATGAATGGTGCCCCGAGATCGAtggtaaaaacaaagtatgcTAAGAGCCAGGAAGGAAAAGCAGTTTATAGAGAAGTCACAGATGATGACTACAATCGTCCTCATTTGTTCGTCAGTATAGCTACGACGCAGGTTAGACGATTGCGACGGCGTGCACTTGATTGCAGTGGTGCACCCAATGAGCAGTGTTGTAAGCAAAAGTTTTACGTAGATTTTAAGGCGCTGAAGTGGGACGACTGGATTATACGGCCACACGGTTACTATGCAAACTACTGCAAGGGAAGTTGCCATTTAGCAGATAAATTCAGCACTGAGTATCACTACGTAATTGATCAATATCGTCGGCAGGGGAACAGTGGACATAGAGGATTGAGTAAAATGCACCACAAGTCGGGAAGTGGAGCCAACGGCGGTGGTGGCTCTGGTTTGGCCGGCATTCATCAATGTTGCGCCCCAGTGAAGTATTCGCCGATGTCTCTTATATTTTATGGCCCTGATGGACGCATTATTAAACAGGACCTGGCAAAAATGATCGTTGAAGAGTGTGGCTGTCCGTAA
- the LOC131269612 gene encoding galectin-4-like, giving the protein MLTTFAGILSSPVDTGHIFHFRVKSIDDAERININLQSDKTMEAVILLHLSIRFEDQCIVQNAKLAGGWCDPEQVCHLASRGMQKITSGKLFTVYILVSDQQFHIAFDGSHVCSFPIKGPLSEIKCVTITKDVHQVMCADHRQSFPFPFPALQSGDNSYYFSNDVPKPFTPGHVIIITAIPFGNPRGGFIIKFQENGSKKQLLHFNPRFDPYYVVVRNSHATEALDFRQEERSGGFPFIIDQQFKLAIGLAEQEFKFAVNGSIFETYTYKTHRQLEVMNGFRIECTNGLQLEVTAVDHYFTGLPDCAGFEEFSHPDVDIL; this is encoded by the exons ATGTTAACTACCTTCGCTGGTATTTTGAGCAGTCCGGTGGACACTGGGcacatatttcattttcgcGTGAAGTCAATCGACGATGCTGAAAG AATCAACATTAACTTGCAATCGGACAAAACAATGGAAGCAGTGATATTATTACATTTATCAATTCGATTCGAAGATCAATGTATAGTACAGAATGCAAAGTTAGCTGGAGGCTGGTGCGATCCTGAACAGGTCTGTCACCTGGCGTCAAGAGGCATGCAGAAGATAACATCTG GTAAACTATTTACTGTGTACATCCTGGTGAGCGATCAACAGTTCCATATCGCATTTGATGGTAGTCATGTGTGCTCGTTTCCCATCAAAGGACCGCTGTCTGAAATAAAATGCGTAACGATTACGAAAGATGTCCATCAAGTTATGTGTGCTGACCATCGCCAATCGTTCCCGTTTCCTTTTCCGGCATTGCAGTCGGGTGATAATagctattatttttcaaatgatgtACCAAAACCATTCACGCCAG GTCATGTCATAATCATAACTGCAATTCCTTTTGGCAATCCACGTGGGGGTTTTATCATTAAGTTTCAAGAGAATGGCAGTAAAAAGCAGCTCTTACATTTCAACCCTCGGTTTGATCCGTACTATGTGGTGGTTCGCAATTCTCATGCCACAGAAGCACTAGA TTTTCGGCAAGAAGAACGTTCCGGGGGATTTCCTTTTATCATCGATCAACAATTCAAGCTAGCCATTGGTCTGGCGGAGCAAGAGTTCAAATTCGCCGTCAACGGAAGTATCTTTGAGACATACACTTATAAGACTCACCGTCAGCTAGAGGTGATGAACGGATTTCGTATCGAATGCACCAATGGACTTCAGCTGGAAGTAACGGCTGTAGATCATTACTTTACCGGATTACCCGATTGTGCTGGTTTCGAAGAGTTTTCACATCCTGATGTAGACATTTTGTAG
- the LOC131269024 gene encoding E3 ubiquitin-protein ligase Hakai-like, giving the protein MDSDDGGSKRSGRGRGRTRGTRGRGRGRGRGRGKKATRVISSDEEEDIPSPKFSPAIDSDDEVPEKVTSKSITKQTVAEIEPLDEPPPEQSQAPVPIEPDLEALSISTHTAPLIIDMEADISQLEAPTFTTISRGPPEPMLRLNWNHKVNLIGEKVLNPMIYCCDQCDKPILIYGRMIPCKHVFCLRCARSDTLKVCPRCKEKVIRVEQTGLGTVFMCTHGGTRYGNSGCRRTYLSQRDLQAHINHRHVTNPPLPPQPPATSLQQPQNATLPVHPMELSPITKHMAEKIGSGGTAPMRKNSSEHMNSPRSGMLQHRSNIAPGTELGDNYYTYSPYSTGISGGSQQHHMPSTTSQQSPVQQHQPRNTGYSPFGHQTMSPQQQQHQSSSSTTTSWSQSASQYYR; this is encoded by the exons atggACTCGGATGATGGTGGATCGAAGCGGTCAGGGCGCGGCCGTGGACGCACACGGGGCACTCGGGGGCGTGGACGCGGTCGTGGTCGTGGAAGAGGTAAAAAAGCCACACGCGTTATATCTTCTGACGAAGAGGAAGATATACCTTCGCCTAAGTTTTCGCCGGCAATCGACAGTGACGATGAAGTTCCGGAGAAAGTAACGTCAAAATCGATCACTAAGCAAACTGTTGCAGAAATTGAACCTCTTGATGAACCGCCACCAGAGCAATCGCAGGCCCCGGTTCCCATTGAACCGGATCTAGAAGCGCTTTCTATCAGCACTCATACTGCACCGCTGATAATCGACATGGAGGCGGACATTTCGCAACTCGAAGCACCAACCTTCACTACAATCTCGCGGGGTCCTCCGGAACCTATGCTACGATTGAACTGGAACCACAAAGTGAATCTCATAGGTGAAAAGGTGTTGAATCCGATGATATACTGCTGCGACCAGTGTGACAAGCCGATCTTAATTTATGGCCGTATGATCCCATGCAAACACGTCTTTTGCCTACGTTGCGCACGATCCGACACCCTAAAGGTCTGTCCGCGCTGTAAGGAGAAAGTAATCCGAGTCGAACAGACTGGTCTCGGCACAGTGTTTATGTGCACGCACGGTGGTACTCGCTATGGAAATTCAGGCTGCCGTCGCACGTATCTGTCGCAACGCGACCTGCAAGCGCACATCAACCATCGGCATGTCACCAACCCGCCCCTACCGCCGCAACCTCCGGCCACAAGCCTTCAACAGCCACAAAACGCCACGCTTCCGGTACATCCTATGGAGTTATCGCCAATAACCAAGCATATGGCAGAAAAGATTGGCAGTGGTGGGACAGCACCAATGCGTAAAAATTCCTCCGAACATATGAACTCCCCTCGTTCTGGAATGCTGCAACATCGTAGTAATATCGCTCCAGGCACAGAATTGGGGGATAATTATTACACCTATAGTCCGTATTCAACCGGAATTTCTG GCGGTTCGCAACAGCATCACATGCCATCAACCACGTCCCAGCAATCGCCTgtacaacaacatcaaccccGCAACACCGGGTATTCACCATTCGGCCATCAAACAATGTCgccacagcaacagcaacatcaaTCCTCTTCTTCAACCACAACCTCATGGAGTCAATCTGCCAGCCAGTACTATCGGTAA